The Nodosilinea sp. PGN35 genomic interval TGGGGCTGGCGATCGCCGACTACCGGGCCGAAAAACTGCGCCTGCGATCGCCCCACTACCGCTACCGGCCCCGCTGGATTGGCTTTGGCTTTGGTATCGACCGCATTGTGGCCGCCATTCACCAAAATCTGGGCGACGCGGTGAATCTCCTCCGGCTGACCCGCTTTGGGGAACTGTCCTTTGGAGCATTGGGTACCGTTGCCCTGGTGGGTGCGGCCTTTGACCACAACCACTAGCTGCAGCGCATTCAGCGCAGTGATTTAGTCTATCGATCGCGGCGGTCTCCGGCCCTAGCGGTGGCCTAGGTTTTGGTCGGCTTGGGAGCGATCGCCTTTGTTGGCATCTTAATTAGCCCGCTGATTTCCTAACGTCAGCCCTGCTCTGTCGTCAGACTCGAACTGACCGCAATAAACCAGCGCTGGCAAAGCGGAATTCACCCAAAAATCATTTTTTCCTTAAGTAGAAAAACGGGCGTTTTTCCCCAGCCCGCCCGCGAGCAGGGTGTAACAACTTTGGTAAGCAAGTTTACAAAGGCAGACATTTCTTAGCCGCGTTTGAAAATGTTAAGGTCGCTTTAGGAGCGCTACAAATCCTACGGCAATCCCTGCGAATAAACGTTAAATGATTCAGGAGACCCCCAGCGATCCACCGGCTTGAGTCTAGGATGATAGGGAAAATTAAACATTCAGGCGTCACATGGACTCTATGCAAACCCAAGTCACTCTTTTGACCCATAAGATTGACGCCCTGCATCAAATGATTGATCAGGTCAATGATCAAGTCGCGGCTCTCATCGCCACTCAGTCTTGCTCGGTCAGCGGTGACGAGCCCGGCATCAGCCGCTTTGCCTACGGCAACGCCCCCCGCCATAGCCCCAGCATGCTGGACAGCGTCTGTGAGCACAAAGACATTCTCCTAGACAGCAGCTACCTCGACTTAGATCGCCAGAGTACCGAAACCAATTTTTCCCAGGACGTGCAAATTCAGCGGCTCACGGCTCAGCTGACTGCGGCCTACAATCGGATTGCCGCCCTAGAAGAGCAGTTGCTGGCTTCCCGGACTCATTAGATTCAGTGCTGAAGTAGTGCTGTGTTTCAGTAAAACTGCTTGGCTAAAGCCGCTTTAAGCTAAGTGCAAAGCACGGGGATGGGGCAGCAGAGCGCCCCTGTACTCCAGGGTGAGTTTTAATCTTGAATGTAGGCTTGGCCAGCATTCAAGGCTGTTTCGGCCCGCATGAATTCGCGCCCCAGATAGGCCGCATGGTCGAGGTAGGTGATGGGGCAGGGATGGGCCGGGTCTTCAAAAATAGCAATACAGAGTTCTTTGGCGGTGCGGCCACTGTAGGTGCGGGTGGGCACCCGCTGCACAGAACCGCGTACGGGCAGGGGTTTTCCAGTGGCGGGATCGCAGGCCAGCCCTTTGTCGTTAATGATATTGTCAAAGTGCTTGGCGCAAATTAGCCCCTGCTCTACATCTAAATAAATTAAAAAATAGCCCGCTGGGTCAAGCTCAATATAGCGTTTCGAAAGCTGGTCATTGAGGGCCTGGCGTTGGGTCTGATCGATCGGCTGGGTGCTAGAGGGTAGAGTCATGGCAGCTTAGGCCGCGGCGATCGCAGCCCGACAGTACTAGGTTAGGACTCTCTATGGTAACGTGCTGGGCGGGTGCTTCGACTCCCCGGCGGTGGGTTCAGTCCTCCAGGCTGTAGACCGGCTGGGGTGTAGCTTTGCCCTTTAGCGACAGCTCCCCCAC includes:
- a CDS encoding DUF4346 domain-containing protein, producing MTLPSSTQPIDQTQRQALNDQLSKRYIELDPAGYFLIYLDVEQGLICAKHFDNIINDKGLACDPATGKPLPVRGSVQRVPTRTYSGRTAKELCIAIFEDPAHPCPITYLDHAAYLGREFMRAETALNAGQAYIQD